From the Sphingomonas mesophila genome, one window contains:
- a CDS encoding GFA family protein, with product MSETVSGGCQCGRVRYEARIEGRDAYFCHCRMCQRATGGFAAAFVQVEPGTLRWQGEPEWYESSPIARRPFCARCGTPLGFHFADGGGKPDVTLGSLDDPTGFAPVVHAGSESLHEAFLDTRDLPRMRSETTESVAKRWQAAGREVPD from the coding sequence GTGAGCGAGACGGTGAGCGGCGGCTGCCAGTGCGGCCGGGTGCGTTACGAGGCCAGGATCGAAGGCCGCGACGCCTATTTCTGCCATTGCCGGATGTGCCAGCGGGCGACCGGCGGGTTCGCCGCGGCGTTCGTCCAGGTCGAGCCGGGCACCTTGCGCTGGCAAGGCGAGCCGGAGTGGTACGAGAGCTCGCCGATCGCCCGGCGGCCGTTCTGCGCGCGGTGCGGCACTCCGCTCGGCTTCCACTTCGCCGATGGCGGCGGCAAGCCCGACGTGACGCTGGGCAGCCTCGACGACCCGACCGGCTTCGCGCCGGTGGTCCACGCCGGAAGCGAGAGCCTGCACGAGGCGTTCCTCGATACGAGGGACCTGCCGCGGATGCGCAGCGAGACGACCGAGAGCGTCGCCAAGCGCTGGCAGGCGGCGGGCCGCGAGGTGCCCGATTGA
- a CDS encoding YybH family protein — translation MRHLWICVAGGLLVAGCDVQKSAGGNQAEAQAGTPEEIVASVEDSWRSGSAETAMALYAPDAVVFSTGKLAPTRDRNVITQETAGFMAMKPADFAVTERNVQQLDPDTLVASGVVSFTAQVGPARQMARARFTQVLQKQADGRWLIVHEHMSLPPAGAPLP, via the coding sequence ATGCGGCATTTGTGGATTTGCGTGGCGGGCGGGCTGCTGGTCGCGGGCTGCGACGTGCAGAAGTCGGCTGGCGGCAATCAGGCGGAGGCCCAGGCCGGGACGCCCGAGGAGATCGTCGCATCGGTCGAGGACAGCTGGCGCTCGGGCTCGGCGGAGACGGCGATGGCGCTCTACGCGCCCGATGCGGTGGTGTTCTCGACCGGCAAGCTCGCGCCGACCCGCGACAGGAATGTCATCACCCAAGAGACCGCCGGGTTCATGGCGATGAAGCCGGCCGATTTCGCGGTGACCGAACGCAATGTGCAGCAGCTCGACCCGGACACCTTGGTCGCGTCTGGGGTCGTCAGCTTCACAGCGCAGGTCGGGCCGGCGCGGCAGATGGCGCGCGCACGCTTTACCCAGGTGCTGCAGAAGCAGGCCGACGGGCGCTGGCTTATCGTCCATGAGCATATGAGCCTGCCGCCGGCCGGCGCGCCGCTGCCGTGA
- a CDS encoding aspartate-semialdehyde dehydrogenase encodes MSGYRVAVVGATGNVGREILNILAERQFPLAEVAAVASARSTGDIIDFGDSGKELKVKNLEHFDFAGWDMALFSAGGEISKAHAPRAAAAGCTVIDNSSAFRMDPDVPLIVPEVNAEAIAGYRAKNIIANPNCSTAQMVVALKPLHDAARIKRVVVATYQSVSGAGKAGMDELFEQSRNIFVGDSNEPVKFTKQIAFNVIPHIDSFLDDGSTKEEWKMVVETKKILDPGIKVTATCVRVPVFVGHSEAVHVEFEDEISAAEAQAILREAPGVMLVDKREDGGYVTPVECVGDYATFVSRVREDPTVDNGLALWIVSDNLRKGAALNAVQIAELLGRRHLQKAA; translated from the coding sequence ATGTCGGGCTATCGGGTGGCGGTGGTCGGGGCGACCGGCAATGTCGGGCGGGAGATCCTCAACATTCTCGCCGAACGGCAATTCCCGCTGGCCGAGGTGGCGGCGGTGGCGAGCGCGCGCTCGACCGGCGACATCATCGATTTCGGCGACAGCGGCAAGGAGCTCAAGGTCAAGAACCTCGAGCATTTCGACTTCGCCGGCTGGGACATGGCGCTGTTCAGCGCCGGCGGCGAGATCAGCAAGGCTCATGCGCCGCGCGCGGCGGCGGCCGGCTGCACGGTGATCGACAATTCCTCGGCGTTCCGGATGGACCCCGACGTGCCGCTGATCGTGCCCGAGGTGAACGCCGAGGCGATCGCCGGCTATCGCGCCAAGAACATCATCGCCAACCCCAATTGCTCGACCGCGCAGATGGTCGTGGCGCTGAAGCCGCTGCACGACGCGGCGCGGATCAAGCGGGTCGTGGTGGCGACCTATCAATCGGTCAGCGGCGCCGGCAAGGCGGGGATGGACGAGCTGTTCGAGCAGAGCCGCAACATCTTCGTCGGCGATTCCAACGAGCCAGTGAAGTTCACCAAGCAGATCGCGTTCAACGTCATCCCGCACATCGACAGCTTCCTCGACGACGGGTCGACCAAGGAAGAATGGAAGATGGTGGTCGAGACCAAGAAGATTCTCGACCCCGGCATCAAGGTCACCGCGACCTGCGTTCGGGTGCCGGTGTTCGTCGGGCATTCGGAAGCGGTGCACGTCGAATTCGAAGACGAGATCAGCGCCGCCGAGGCCCAGGCGATCCTGCGCGAGGCGCCAGGCGTGATGCTGGTCGATAAGCGCGAGGACGGCGGCTACGTGACGCCGGTCGAATGCGTCGGCGACTATGCGACGTTCGTCAGCCGGGTGCGCGAGGACCCGACGGTCGACAACGGGCTGGCGCTGTGGATCGTCAGCGACAATTTGCGCAAGGGCGCGGCGCTGAACGCGGTGCAGATCGCCGAGCTGCTCGGCCGGCGGCACTTGCAGAAGGCGGCCTGA
- the rplS gene encoding 50S ribosomal protein L19 — MNLIQTLEAEAIEALTAERKIPEFRPGDTLKVGVKVVEGERARVQMYEGVCIARSNKGIGSNFTVRKISFGEGVERVFPLYSPAIDSIEVVRRGAVRRAKLYYLRGRRGKSARIAERRDTRPAKGSETTEA, encoded by the coding sequence ATGAACCTGATCCAGACGCTCGAGGCCGAAGCGATTGAAGCGCTGACCGCCGAGCGCAAAATCCCCGAATTCCGCCCCGGCGACACCCTCAAGGTCGGCGTCAAGGTCGTCGAGGGCGAGCGCGCCCGAGTCCAGATGTACGAGGGCGTGTGCATCGCCCGTTCGAACAAGGGCATCGGCTCGAACTTCACCGTCCGCAAGATTTCGTTCGGCGAGGGCGTCGAGCGCGTCTTCCCGCTCTATTCGCCGGCGATCGATTCGATCGAGGTCGTGCGCCGTGGCGCCGTCCGCCGCGCCAAGCTCTATTATTTGCGTGGTCGCCGCGGCAAGTCGGCGCGTATCGCCGAGCGCCGCGACACCCGCCCGGCCAAGGGCTCGGAAACGACCGAAGCCTAA
- the trmD gene encoding tRNA (guanosine(37)-N1)-methyltransferase TrmD: MTFRATVLTLYPEMFPGPLGTSLAGRALGEVRWSLEARNIRDHAIDKHRTVDSTPAGGGAGMVLRCDVLAAALDAVADGRPMLAMTPRGAPLTQARVRALASGEGAIVLCGRFEGYDERIFEARDVEPVSIGDYVLSGGELGAMVLLDACVRLLPGVMGAPDSGKEESFESGLLEYPHYTRPVDWEGRTIPEVLRSGDHAKIAAWRHSMALRDTRLRRPDLFERRGGAQGSSPSGAQRED; this comes from the coding sequence ATGACCTTTCGAGCCACCGTCCTGACACTCTACCCGGAGATGTTCCCCGGGCCGCTCGGCACGAGCCTGGCGGGGCGGGCGCTGGGCGAGGTGCGGTGGAGCCTGGAGGCGCGCAACATCCGCGACCACGCCATCGACAAGCATCGCACGGTCGATAGCACGCCGGCCGGCGGCGGGGCGGGGATGGTGCTGCGCTGCGACGTGCTCGCAGCGGCGCTCGATGCCGTCGCCGACGGGCGGCCGATGCTGGCGATGACCCCGCGCGGGGCGCCGTTGACCCAGGCGCGGGTGCGCGCGCTGGCTTCGGGCGAGGGGGCGATCGTCCTGTGCGGCCGGTTCGAGGGGTATGACGAGCGGATCTTCGAGGCGCGCGACGTCGAGCCGGTGTCGATCGGCGACTATGTGCTGTCGGGCGGCGAGCTCGGCGCGATGGTGCTGCTCGACGCTTGCGTTCGGCTGCTTCCCGGCGTAATGGGCGCGCCCGACAGCGGGAAGGAGGAAAGCTTCGAAAGCGGCCTCCTCGAATATCCGCATTATACCCGACCAGTCGACTGGGAAGGGCGCACGATCCCCGAAGTGCTGCGATCGGGGGATCATGCGAAGATCGCCGCATGGCGCCATAGCATGGCCCTGCGCGACACACGGCTAAGGCGGCCGGACCTGTTTGAGCGCCGCGGTGGCGCCCAAGGGTCGTCGCCCTCTGGCGCGCAGCGCGAAGATTAG
- a CDS encoding NAD(P)/FAD-dependent oxidoreductase → MDKPLDCLVIGGGPAGLTAAIYLARYHLDILVVDGGKSRASWIPCSHNHAGFPDGINGKELLERMRTQAQKYGAKIVTEQVTKLERDSDRGLFTATWGSGCAVARSVLLATGLTNRKPPMDEELHDLALSKGLIRYCPICDGYEVTDKKVGVIGAGSHGVAEALFIRSFTADVTLIAPDKAMQLTAEDRDRLEQAGVPSVDGPAHAVAISGECITVDTAEGHHTFDSVYPALGSDTHTLLAEMVGAELAKDGCVLCDEKMRSTVPGLYAAGDVVHGLDQISHAMGEGGQAATTIRNDLCAEQQMLRPPLGETALEEVEGGA, encoded by the coding sequence ATGGACAAACCCCTCGACTGCCTGGTGATCGGCGGCGGACCGGCCGGCCTCACCGCGGCGATCTATCTTGCGCGCTACCATCTCGACATTCTCGTCGTCGACGGCGGCAAGAGCCGCGCGTCGTGGATTCCGTGCAGCCACAATCACGCCGGCTTTCCGGACGGGATCAACGGCAAGGAGTTGCTCGAGCGGATGCGCACCCAAGCGCAGAAATATGGCGCGAAGATCGTCACCGAGCAGGTCACCAAGCTCGAGCGCGACTCCGATCGCGGCCTGTTCACCGCCACCTGGGGCTCGGGCTGCGCCGTCGCCCGCTCGGTGCTGCTGGCGACCGGCCTCACCAATCGCAAGCCGCCGATGGACGAGGAATTGCACGATCTGGCCCTGTCCAAGGGTCTGATCCGCTATTGCCCGATCTGCGATGGCTATGAAGTGACCGACAAGAAGGTCGGGGTGATCGGCGCCGGCAGCCACGGTGTCGCCGAGGCGCTGTTCATCCGCAGCTTCACCGCCGACGTCACGCTGATCGCGCCCGACAAGGCGATGCAGCTCACCGCCGAGGACCGCGACCGGCTCGAGCAGGCCGGCGTTCCGTCGGTCGACGGGCCGGCGCATGCGGTGGCGATCAGCGGCGAGTGCATCACCGTCGATACCGCCGAGGGCCACCACACCTTCGACAGCGTCTATCCGGCGCTCGGCTCCGACACCCATACCCTGCTCGCCGAGATGGTCGGCGCCGAGCTCGCCAAGGACGGCTGCGTGCTGTGCGACGAGAAGATGCGCTCGACCGTCCCCGGCCTCTACGCCGCCGGCGACGTCGTCCACGGCCTGGACCAGATCAGCCATGCGATGGGCGAGGGCGGCCAGGCCGCGACCACCATACGCAACGATCTGTGCGCCGAGCAGCAGATGCTCCGCCCGCCGCTCGGCGAAACCGCGCTCGAGGAAGTCGAGGGCGGCGCCTAA
- a CDS encoding serine hydrolase domain-containing protein: MAALLAAAPAGAQQAPSESAFAAVGQAFADFRAKTPVPGMVYGVVIDGKLLHVGTHGVANVATGAKANASTRFRIASMSKAFTALAILKLRDEGKLGLDDPAERHIPEMRGWRYPTSDSPRIRIRDLLHHVGGLVTDDPWGDRQQAMPAADFSRLIAAGVPFSRPPQTAMEYSNLGYALLGRIVTNASGMPYDRYIVETIMRPLGMTSSGYEFRDVPLAQRALGYRWENERWVEEPTMAHGEFGAMGGVYVTAGDYARWLAFLQSAWPSRNGPETGPVRRSTVRNLAQGLNFLSTRKRIGGAPDDECIWAEAYGMGMRVVQDCTVGLVLSHGGGYPGYGSFVALAPERRAAVFVLTNRTYSGPSEPAWRALLAIDRQGMIPPFKRVVAPVLETMQSAAFAAFGAGDLAPLRGKLAMNFLMDRSAGDWATEFASVKRQVGSCTSTEPLFATGALSTAFRWNCERGHVNGQILLAPTNPPAIQSLKLIPLPN, encoded by the coding sequence GTGGCGGCGCTGCTGGCCGCGGCGCCGGCTGGCGCGCAGCAGGCCCCGTCAGAATCGGCGTTCGCGGCGGTCGGCCAGGCTTTTGCCGATTTCCGAGCCAAGACCCCGGTGCCCGGCATGGTCTACGGAGTGGTGATCGACGGCAAGCTGCTCCATGTCGGCACGCACGGCGTCGCCAATGTCGCGACGGGGGCCAAGGCGAACGCCTCGACCCGCTTCCGGATCGCCTCGATGAGCAAGGCCTTCACCGCGCTCGCCATCCTCAAGCTGCGCGACGAAGGCAAGCTGGGCCTCGACGACCCGGCCGAGCGGCACATCCCCGAGATGCGCGGCTGGCGCTACCCAACCAGCGACTCACCGCGGATCCGCATTCGCGATCTGCTTCATCACGTGGGCGGGCTAGTTACCGACGATCCGTGGGGTGACCGGCAGCAAGCGATGCCGGCGGCGGACTTTTCCCGACTGATTGCCGCTGGCGTTCCGTTCAGCCGACCGCCGCAGACGGCGATGGAATATTCCAACCTCGGCTACGCGCTTCTCGGGCGTATCGTCACCAACGCGTCGGGCATGCCCTACGACCGCTATATCGTCGAGACCATCATGCGTCCGCTCGGCATGACGTCGAGCGGCTACGAGTTTCGCGACGTGCCCCTCGCCCAGCGCGCGCTAGGGTATCGGTGGGAGAATGAGCGCTGGGTCGAGGAGCCCACCATGGCGCACGGCGAATTCGGTGCGATGGGCGGCGTATATGTCACCGCCGGAGACTATGCGCGCTGGCTTGCGTTTTTACAGTCCGCCTGGCCGTCCCGCAACGGTCCGGAGACCGGGCCGGTGCGACGCTCGACGGTCCGTAATCTGGCTCAGGGCCTAAACTTCCTGTCCACCCGCAAGCGGATTGGCGGCGCGCCCGATGATGAATGCATCTGGGCCGAAGCGTACGGCATGGGCATGCGGGTGGTCCAGGACTGCACCGTCGGATTGGTTCTCAGTCATGGCGGCGGCTACCCCGGCTACGGTTCGTTCGTCGCCCTGGCGCCGGAGCGGCGGGCGGCGGTCTTCGTACTCACGAACAGGACCTATTCGGGCCCGTCCGAACCAGCTTGGCGGGCGCTCCTGGCGATCGACCGGCAAGGCATGATCCCGCCGTTCAAACGAGTCGTGGCCCCGGTCCTCGAAACCATGCAGTCGGCCGCGTTCGCCGCTTTCGGTGCCGGCGACCTTGCACCGCTGCGTGGCAAGCTGGCGATGAATTTCCTGATGGACCGTTCGGCCGGGGACTGGGCGACCGAGTTCGCCTCGGTCAAGCGGCAGGTCGGTTCCTGCACGTCAACGGAGCCGCTCTTCGCCACGGGCGCGCTGTCGACCGCGTTCCGCTGGAATTGCGAGCGGGGCCACGTGAACGGCCAGATCCTGCTCGCGCCGACCAATCCGCCCGCGATCCAGTCGCTCAAACTGATACCGCTGCCGAATTAG
- the rimM gene encoding ribosome maturation factor RimM (Essential for efficient processing of 16S rRNA), whose protein sequence is MDDPAAGKRVALAAVAGAHGVQGEVRLKLFAESAESLARHPRLIVGGVERGARVKPDAKGATARFEGIADRSAAEALRGALVEVAREALPPLDKGEYYHADLIGLTCFATDGATVGSVVAVENFGAGDLLEVEKVDGKRALIPFRDGIADLVEARIVLDPEFLA, encoded by the coding sequence ATGGACGATCCGGCGGCCGGGAAGCGCGTCGCGCTCGCCGCGGTCGCCGGAGCCCATGGCGTTCAGGGCGAGGTGCGCCTCAAGCTATTCGCCGAGAGCGCGGAGAGCCTCGCCCGCCACCCCCGGCTGATCGTCGGCGGGGTCGAGCGGGGTGCGCGCGTCAAGCCCGACGCCAAGGGCGCGACGGCGCGGTTCGAGGGGATCGCCGACCGCTCGGCCGCCGAGGCGCTGCGCGGGGCGCTGGTCGAGGTCGCGCGCGAGGCGCTGCCGCCGCTCGACAAAGGCGAATATTATCACGCCGATCTGATCGGCCTGACCTGTTTCGCCACCGACGGCGCGACCGTCGGGTCGGTCGTCGCGGTCGAGAATTTCGGGGCGGGCGATTTGCTCGAGGTCGAAAAGGTCGACGGCAAGCGCGCGCTGATCCCGTTCCGGGACGGGATCGCCGACCTGGTCGAGGCGCGGATCGTGCTCGACCCCGAATTCCTCGCCTGA
- the ffh gene encoding signal recognition particle protein yields MFESLSDRLSGVFDKLRGRGALSEDDVRSAMREVRVALLEADVALPVAREFVDKVTEQAVGQDVIRSITPGQMVVKIVHDALVEMLGTDNAELNLDVNPPAVVMMVGLQGSGKTTTTAKLAKRLAERERKKVLMASLDVARPAAQEQLAVLGRQVAVETLPIVAGQTPVQIAERAMQAARLQGFDVLLLDTAGRLHVDEALMAEMKAVAAAARPVETLLVVDSLTGQDAVNVARGFAGEVELSGVVLTRMDGDARGGAALSMRAVTGKPIKFAGTGEAMDKLEAFHPSRVAGRILGMGDVVSLVERAAETVKIEDAEKLAAKMEKGKFDLDDLAMQIQQMKRMGGMGALASMLPGMKGLPKPGAVDDQALVRLEAMMSSMTAKERRLPAVINAKRKIRIAKGSGTTVQEVNKLLKMHQEMANAMKRLKKLGGFGKLAAMFGSGGMEKALGGLAPGGQLPGGMPGLPGGSGLPPGFDKFGKK; encoded by the coding sequence ATGTTCGAGTCACTTAGCGATCGGTTGAGCGGCGTGTTCGACAAGCTGCGCGGGCGCGGGGCGTTGTCGGAGGACGACGTGCGCTCGGCGATGCGCGAGGTGCGCGTGGCGCTGCTCGAGGCGGACGTGGCGCTGCCGGTGGCGCGCGAATTCGTCGACAAGGTGACCGAGCAGGCGGTCGGCCAGGACGTCATCCGCTCGATCACGCCGGGGCAGATGGTGGTCAAGATCGTCCACGACGCGCTGGTCGAGATGCTCGGCACCGACAATGCCGAGCTCAATCTCGACGTCAATCCGCCGGCGGTGGTGATGATGGTCGGGCTTCAGGGCTCGGGCAAGACGACGACCACCGCCAAGCTCGCCAAGCGCCTGGCCGAGCGCGAGCGCAAGAAGGTGCTGATGGCGTCGCTCGACGTTGCCCGGCCGGCGGCGCAGGAGCAGCTGGCGGTGCTCGGGCGGCAGGTGGCGGTGGAGACGCTGCCGATCGTCGCCGGCCAGACCCCGGTGCAGATCGCCGAGCGGGCGATGCAGGCGGCGCGGCTGCAGGGGTTTGACGTGCTGCTGCTCGATACCGCCGGGCGCTTGCACGTTGACGAAGCGCTGATGGCCGAGATGAAGGCGGTCGCCGCCGCCGCGCGCCCGGTCGAGACGCTGCTGGTGGTCGACAGCCTGACCGGCCAGGACGCGGTCAATGTCGCGCGCGGCTTTGCCGGCGAGGTCGAGCTCAGTGGTGTCGTGCTGACGCGGATGGACGGCGATGCGCGCGGCGGCGCGGCGCTCTCGATGCGCGCGGTGACCGGCAAGCCGATCAAGTTCGCCGGCACCGGCGAGGCGATGGACAAGCTCGAGGCGTTCCATCCGAGCCGGGTGGCGGGGCGGATCCTCGGCATGGGCGACGTCGTCAGCCTGGTCGAGCGAGCCGCCGAGACGGTCAAGATCGAGGACGCCGAGAAGCTCGCGGCGAAGATGGAGAAGGGCAAGTTCGACCTCGACGACCTCGCCATGCAGATCCAGCAGATGAAGCGGATGGGCGGAATGGGCGCGCTGGCCTCGATGCTGCCGGGGATGAAGGGCCTGCCCAAGCCGGGCGCGGTCGACGACCAGGCGCTGGTCCGGCTCGAAGCGATGATGAGCTCGATGACCGCCAAGGAGCGGCGCCTGCCGGCGGTGATCAACGCCAAGCGCAAGATCCGCATCGCCAAGGGCAGCGGGACCACCGTCCAAGAGGTCAACAAGCTGCTCAAGATGCACCAGGAAATGGCGAACGCGATGAAGCGGCTGAAGAAGCTCGGCGGGTTCGGCAAGCTGGCGGCGATGTTCGGGTCCGGCGGGATGGAAAAGGCGCTTGGCGGGCTGGCGCCGGGCGGCCAGTTGCCGGGCGGGATGCCGGGGCTGCCGGGCGGCTCGGGATTGCCGCCGGGGTTCGATAAATTTGGTAAGAAGTAA
- the dapF gene encoding diaminopimelate epimerase, with protein sequence MTRQFHKMHGLGNDFVILDGRPEAGGAPVEMTEALARRICDRHAGIGCDQLILIEKSDKADVRMRIWNADGGEVQSCGNASRCVVALTGAATIETGGGIVAGKSDGDAVEVILPAPSFAWDAIPLAYPMDTAALPLAWGPLKRPMALSVGNPHLVFFVDDPAAIALDDIGPGIEHDPAFPERVNVNVARIDSASAITLRTWERGAGLTRACGTGASATAVAAIASKRATSPVTVSMPGGSLTIAWEAPAGEIAMRGSATYVFKGEIEL encoded by the coding sequence GTGACGCGGCAATTCCACAAGATGCACGGCTTGGGCAACGACTTCGTCATTCTCGACGGTCGCCCGGAAGCCGGCGGCGCGCCGGTCGAGATGACCGAAGCCCTCGCCCGCCGCATCTGCGACCGCCACGCCGGCATCGGCTGCGACCAGCTGATCCTGATCGAAAAGTCCGACAAGGCCGACGTCCGGATGCGCATCTGGAACGCCGACGGCGGCGAGGTGCAGAGCTGCGGCAACGCCAGCCGCTGCGTCGTCGCGCTGACCGGCGCGGCGACGATCGAGACCGGCGGCGGGATCGTCGCCGGCAAAAGCGACGGCGATGCGGTCGAGGTCATTCTGCCCGCGCCGAGCTTCGCCTGGGACGCCATCCCGCTGGCCTATCCAATGGATACGGCCGCGCTGCCGCTGGCGTGGGGACCGCTCAAGCGGCCGATGGCGCTCAGCGTCGGCAACCCGCATCTGGTGTTCTTCGTCGACGACCCTGCGGCGATCGCGCTCGACGACATCGGCCCCGGCATCGAGCACGACCCGGCGTTCCCGGAGCGGGTCAACGTCAATGTGGCCCGGATCGACTCCGCCAGTGCGATCACGCTGCGCACCTGGGAACGCGGTGCCGGCCTGACCCGCGCCTGCGGCACCGGCGCCTCAGCCACGGCGGTGGCCGCGATCGCCTCGAAGCGCGCCACCTCGCCGGTCACCGTCTCGATGCCCGGCGGGTCGCTGACCATCGCCTGGGAGGCCCCGGCCGGCGAGATCGCGATGCGTGGGTCCGCGACCTACGTGTTCAAGGGCGAGATCGAGTTGTGA
- a CDS encoding radical SAM protein: MSATAISLGCRLNFAEAEAMAAGAPDGTIIVNSCAVTAEAVRQTRQAIRRARRDRPDARVVVTGCAAQLEPEAFAAVAEVDEVWGNGVKGMSAPLINHIPFPFVSSEVETPLLARPSTSLGTNGKILLPPISHARPHAGLLHKVKSFVAIQAGCDHRCTFCTIWQARGPSRSVPYAEVRDAVARELDRGAREVVLTGVDITDYACPELGRGGLGLLCQRLLADLPALHRLRLSSLDSVEIDGALLELIAGEPRLLPHFHLSLQAGDDLILKRMKRRHSRADAVATVAAIKLARPDATIGADLIAGFPTESEEAALNTLRLLDDCDIVAAHIFPFSPRPGTPAARMPQVEREVVKARAARLREAAAVRRAQWLDTLVGTRQAFLMESDILARSDNEAPIRLAGARRGDIGTALVTGRDGETLVGVRA, translated from the coding sequence GTGAGCGCGACCGCGATCAGCCTCGGCTGCCGGTTGAACTTCGCCGAAGCGGAGGCGATGGCGGCCGGCGCGCCCGACGGCACGATCATCGTCAACAGCTGTGCAGTCACCGCCGAGGCCGTCCGCCAGACCCGCCAGGCGATCCGCCGCGCCCGCCGCGACCGCCCCGATGCCCGCGTCGTCGTCACCGGCTGCGCCGCCCAGCTTGAACCAGAAGCCTTCGCCGCGGTGGCCGAAGTGGACGAGGTCTGGGGAAATGGCGTAAAGGGCATGTCGGCCCCGCTCATAAACCACATCCCATTTCCGTTCGTGTCGAGCGAAGTCGAGACACCTTTACTCGCGCGTCCCTCGACTTCGCTCGGGACGAACGGGAAGATTTTGCTCCCGCCAATCTCGCACGCCCGCCCCCACGCCGGCCTGCTTCACAAGGTCAAGAGCTTCGTCGCGATCCAGGCCGGCTGCGACCACCGCTGCACCTTTTGCACCATCTGGCAGGCGCGCGGACCCTCGCGCTCGGTGCCCTACGCCGAAGTCCGCGATGCGGTGGCGCGCGAGCTTGACCGTGGCGCTCGCGAGGTCGTGCTGACCGGGGTCGACATCACCGATTACGCCTGTCCCGAGCTGGGTCGAGGGGGCCTTGGACTGCTTTGCCAGCGCCTCCTCGCCGACCTCCCCGCCCTCCATCGCCTGCGCCTGTCGAGCCTCGACAGCGTCGAGATCGACGGCGCCCTGCTCGAGCTGATCGCCGGCGAGCCGCGCCTTCTCCCGCACTTCCATCTCTCGCTCCAAGCGGGGGACGACCTTATCCTCAAGCGCATGAAGCGCCGCCACAGCCGCGCCGATGCGGTGGCGACCGTCGCTGCGATCAAACTCGCCCGCCCCGACGCGACGATCGGCGCCGATCTCATCGCCGGCTTCCCGACCGAAAGCGAGGAGGCCGCTCTCAACACCCTCCGGCTGCTCGACGACTGCGACATCGTCGCCGCCCACATCTTCCCCTTCTCGCCTCGCCCCGGCACCCCGGCGGCGCGCATGCCGCAGGTCGAGCGCGAGGTGGTCAAGGCCCGCGCCGCCCGGCTGCGCGAGGCGGCCGCGGTTCGCCGCGCGCAATGGCTCGACACGCTGGTCGGCACGCGCCAGGCGTTCCTGATGGAAAGCGACATCCTCGCCCGCTCGGACAATGAAGCGCCGATTCGCCTTGCCGGCGCCCGGCGCGGCGACATCGGCACTGCGCTGGTCACCGGCCGCGACGGCGAGACGCTCGTGGGCGTGCGCGCATGA